The window AAACTGGCGCCAATGAGAGGGCACGGGACTTCGGAGCGCGAGAATTCGCGCCGCAATTTTCAAAGTTTTTCCACCAGCCGCTCAACCCGAAACGCGGTACGCTTGTTTTAGGCCTAGTGATGTGTCTCACAAATGGCTGGAGTTATGCCGCAAGGGATTTTGGCCTCCCGCGAGGCGCGAGCGACGCGCATACCCCTGGTGGGTCTGTAAGGCGCGAGCAACGAAGCGGGAGGCCAAAAGACCTGCGGCCCGAAGGGTTGCGCCGAAAACGGTCTGGGGCTGCGTTGCTCCTCGGTCGCAGAGCACTGGGGCTATGCTCCCTCGTCGCGCCTTGCCCCAGGCCGTTTTGGGCGCAACATAACTCCAGCCATTTGTGAGACACATCACTAGCGTTTCGGCAAGAACGCGGGCGATCCATGGGAAACGCCCTTGGTCTCAGGACCATGCCCATCGCCCATGAAGCGAAAAATGCGCGGACCGCAGCCTTCAGGCTGCTTCAGCGCGCTCTCCGCGGTCGAACGTTGAAGCGGCCTAAAGGCCACGGTCCGAAGAGACGGTTCATGGGAAGTTTCCCGACCTCCGAGCCGTGTTCACGGCCCTTGAAACCATCGCCGGTAGGGCGGTGCTGCTGCACCAGCAAGCCATACAAAATGAAGCGTGTTTCATCCGGCCGCGCTTCGAGACGACGCCCAGGGTTTCCGCGAGGCGGCCTTGCATGAGCCGGCGGACGTAGTGCATCTGGAATCCGCGATCCTCCGCCGCGGCGTAGCCGGGTAGCTCGTTCCTCGCAACCCTGGGCTGGAGGACGCAATCCCCTTGGGATTGGCGACCGCCGTCCACAGATTCGTGTAAGGAGCAGAGTCCTCTGCCGCATTTGTAGCGGCCGGCGATTCCGAAAGCGCCAGAGCCAAAACCTAGCGGCGATTTGGCCGGTTCAATGGGCAGAATTGCCAGGTTTGGTTGCCGTACCGCGGACGCTTATGATAAAGTCTGACCATGCCAGCAAAAGTGGAGAGGCGGTTTGTGGGGTCAGAATCCTGAACGATGAAATCGCTTTTCCGCTGTCCAGAGGTCCTGGCTGTCCTGGGCTGGCTTTCAATCGCTTCTCCCTTGCTCCTTCAAGCGCAGAACGCGGATCCCTTCGGCATCAAACCCAAAAACCACGACCAGAACAAGGCGCTCGCGGCGAGCCGATACGCCTCCGCTCTCAAAGCTCACGAAGGCCGGACGGACGTCCTCGTCTTGCCCGGATTGGTTGCGGATCGCGCGAAGCGGCGCGTCGAAGTTTGGGTGGAACGATCGGCGGTTGCGCGAAATGAGCCGTGTGAATTCCTGCTGCTCAGCGAACGGAGTGATCACACTTACGAGACGCTGTTGATCTCGTTCGCCAAACCGAGCGATGTGCAGCGCGCACTGGAGTTTCTCGGCGTGGAACCCGATCAACCGTTCGATCCTGCATCTCTCCGGTACTGGCCCAAGGGCGAATCGTTCACGATTCGACTCGCCCGCGAAGGGCAGCCGCCCCTGCCCGTCGAGGCGCTCTTGTTGGATCGCCGCACGGGCCAGGCGCTCCCAGAGCGCCGCTTCATGTTCACCGGTTCGCGGCGCGAGCCGGCCCGCGATGGAACGGCCGCGGGGTACGCCGCCGACACGGTTCAACCGATGTCCATTGTGTCGCTCTTCAACACCGTCGATTCGGTTCTCCAAGTGTCCCACCGCGCGCCCAAAGACGCCGTTTACCAGAACACCGTCATTCATCCCGAACCCCTCCTGGAAGACGAAGGACTCCTGGCATTGGCCATCGAACCTGTGAATCGCGCGGGTGAAACTCGCGTCCAGGAACTCGAACTGAACGTTTCCACCGCATCGGCACCTTCGAGCCATCCTTCCTCGGAAGCCGATTTGCTGAAAGCGTTGCGGGTTCAATTGAAAGAGCGCGGAGGCGCCCCGGGCGAACCATCCTCGCTGCCGGCGTTGCTGGACCGGCTCGCGCATCTGGACCGGCAACGCCACGACTTCTTTCTCACGGTCCGTTTCAGCGACGATCTGGCCTTGGGCCACGCGCGCGCTTTGGCGGGAGTGCTGGCTCTGATTGACTCGGACAAAGGCGTGCGCCTCGAACCTCCTCCGGCTGGACACCTCTATTACCGCGCCTTCACTCCGGATCGGAAGCTTCTCGACCGCAACGCGCGGATCTTCCATCCGCTGGAGCTGATCCTTTCCGAAAAAGCAGGACAAGTGTCCGGCAAGCTGCTCTTCGTCACTCCCCGGTCGAAGCAGGAGGTTTCGCGCGCTGAACTGGAAATCAGAGAAGTGGCGGTGCCAGGCCCTGCCGAACTGCGCCGCCAGGTGGACGCGGAGAACCGCCGCTTGCGGGAGCAGGATGAAAGCCCTCGCCCGCCGGCCCTCATGGTTTTCGCGCCTTCCGCGATGTCTTACGGAAAGCTGACGAGATTCCTCGAACCGGTTTTACCCACCCATCGCACAATACACCTCTTCCTCGACGAACCTCCTGCGTCCCTTCCCGCCACGCAGCCTGGGCGTTGAACGCGCTAAAGCCTGTAAAGACCTGTGCTCCGGCTTGCAGCGCGAAGGATTCGCGCTAGAATGGCCCCATGGCACTGACAAATCTCACCATTGCAGAAGAAGCCCTCTCCCTGCCGCCAGAGCAGCGCGTGGATCTCGCTCAGTTGTTGATCGAAAGCTTGGCCGACGATCCGCGATCCGACACGGAGATCAAAGACGAACTTGCCTGTCGCCTTGAAGCCTTACGATCGGGCGAAGATGCCGGATTGAACTTCCAGCAAGTCTTTGGCACTTCGGCGTGAAGGCCGTCTTTAGTAATCGATTCAAAGCCGACTTGCTGACCGAGGAAGCAAAATACGCCCGCATTTCCGAACGCTTGGCGAGTGCGCTTCGTGAACGTGTGGCCGGACAGGCCCGTGAAATAGTTAGGTGGAAAGGTGGCGACCACATCGGGCCTCATGGATTTCCATGTCAATGCTGAGCTGTCCGTTTCACGAACCGCTTGTTGATCTCTTCGATGCGGCGTTTGGCTTCCTGGGCGTAAGAGGAATTGGGATCTTTGCTGACGGCTTCGTTGTAATAGACGAGCGCGCCTTGCCAGAGCTTCTTCTTTTCGTAGAAACGCGCGATTTCGACACTCCCGCGCGCTTGCTCGGTCTTGAGTTCCTGAACAATCTTCTGCGCTTCCGGCACGCGCGGATCACCGGGGTGAAGCGTCATGAAATCCGTAAATGTGGCGATGGCTTGCCCGGCCACGCTCTGGTCGTACTCGGCCGCTTTCGCCTGTTTGCGGTAGGCCAGACCTGCTTTGTAAAGCGCGTCGGCGCCCACGTTTTTCTGGTCGTGATACTTGTCCGCCGCGCGTTCGTAAGCTTTAACCGCCAGGGGATAGTCCGACTGCTTTTCCCGCGCCGTGCCGATGCTCATTTGGGCCTGCGCCGCCACTTCGCTGTAAGGGCCGTTGCGGATGACCTTTTCGTACATCGCCGACGTCTTTTCCATTGAGGGGAAGAACGGGATGTGTCCCCACAACTTGAACCACTGCCCGCCCAGGTAACGGTTGGCGATTTCATACTGGCGGTGGAGGATTTCGTCGTAGTTCGGGATTTTGGGATATTTCTCCAGAACCTTTTGGTATTCCCTGAACGCGCGTTCGTCCTGGCGCTTCGCCTCGTAACCTCGGCCCACCAGATACTGCGCCTGGGGGGCGTAATCCGAAAGCGGCCAGACGCGGACCGTGCGGCGCGCCGCCTTCAAGGCCAGGCTGTAGTCCTTTTGATCGAACGCGGTCTGGGCGACCTCCAGTTGGTCCTTGGCGCGGGTGCGAGTCCATTTTCCGCCGCCAATCGGCTCGTAGGTCCAGCCTTCACCGGCGCGATAAACCAGCGGAGCGGGCGCTTCGCGCGGCAACGCGAACCAGCAGAGGACAAAAATAGCGAGACGAACAATCCAGCGTTTCATGAATCCGACGGTAGCGAAGCGCAAAAACTGCGTCAAGGGAGTGGTCTCTCTCCGAATGAACTGTTGCGCACCCGAAGGGATTTAGTAAATACTATAAAAAAAATTTTATTCAAAAACGCAGATTAAGCTGATTACATCTCGCACCCTGAATGACGACGAAAGTGATCGACAAGAACAGTGAGCGACCTCCGCGAGCCGCGGGCTTGCCCGCGAAGCAGGGCCTGTACGACCCCTGGTTCGAGCACGACGCGTGTGGCGTGGGCTTTGTGGTCAACATCAAAGGCCGCAAATCCCATCGGATTGTCCGCCAGGCCATTCAAGTCCTGATCAACCTCAATCACCGAGGAGCGTGCGGGTGCGAAGCCAACACCGGGGACGGCGCCGGTATTCTCATGCAAATGCCGCACGCGTTTCTGGCGCAAGCCTGCCGGGCGGCCGGCCTTTCCCTGCCGGCGCCGCGCGAATACGGCGTGGGCATGATTTACCTCCCGCGCGAGGCCGGGGAACGCAAGGGCTGCCAGGAGATGTTTGAACGCATCGTCGCTGAAGAAGGCCAGAAATTCCTCGGCTGGCGGATGATTCCCACGAAGAATGATTCGCTCGGCGCGACGGCCCGATCAGGCGAACCGGTGATGAGCCAGGCCTTTATCGCCCGCAGTTCCAAACTGAGCGACGACCTGGCATTTGAGCGAAAGCTTTACGTGATTCGCAAGCGGGCGGAGAACGCGATCCGTTACGGGGGAGTCAAAGGGAGCCAGTCGTTCTACATTTCCAGCCTCTCCTACAAGACCCTGGTTTATAAGGGCATGCTCCTGACCGAGCAAATCGAGGAATACTATCCGGACCTGGCCGATCCCGCGATGGAGACGGCGCTGGCGCTGGTGCATTCGCGTTTCAGCACAAATACCTTTCCCAGTTGGGAGCGCAGCCATCCGTACCGCTACATGGCGCACAATGGCGAGATCAACACGCTCCGGGGCAACATCAACTGGATGCACGCGCGCCAGGCCATGTTCGAGTCAGAGCTTTTCGGGGACGACATCAAAAAGGTCCTTCCCATTATCAACACGGACGGCAGCGACTCCGCCATGTTCGACAACTGCCTGGAAATGCTGGTCATGACCGGCCGTTCTCTGCCGCATGCGGTGATGATGATGATTCCGGAACCGTGGGAAAACCACGAGAGCATGCCGCCCGAAAAGCTGGCGTTCTACGAGTATCATTCCTGTCTCATGGAACCCTGGGACGGTCCGGCATCCATCGCTTTCACAGACGGCGTGCGCATCGGGGCCGTGTTGGATCGAAACGGTCTTCGACCTTCGCGTTATTATGTGACAAAAGACGATCTGGTGATCATGGCCTCAGAAGCCGGCGTGCTGCCGGTCGAACCGGAACGCGTCCTGCAAAAGGGCCGGCTGCAGCCAGGGCGAATGTTTCTGATCGACACCGAGTTGGGACGCATCGTGGCCGACGACGAACTCAAGGACAAGTTCGCGACCGAACATCCGTATCAGTTGTGGCTCGATCAGAATCACGTCTTGTTGGAGCACTTGCCCGAGCCGCCGCACGTTCACGAACCGGACCACGAAACCGTGCTGCAACGCCAGCAGGCTTTCGGTTACAGCTTCGAGGATTTGCGGTTCATCATTGGACCGATGGCCGTGGAAGGCGTGCAGCCTCTGGGTTCGATGGGCACGGACACGCCCCTGGCTGTTCTCTCGAACAAACCCCAGTTGCTTTACAATTATTTCAAGCAACTCTTCGCTCAAGTCACCAATCCGCCGATCGACCCCATCCGCGAGGAAATCATCACTTCCACAGAAACGATGGTCGGCTCCGAAGGCAACCTGCTTCAGCCCACGCCGCAAAGTTGCCGGATGATCAAGCTGGAGCATCCGATCCTCACCAACGACCAGTTGGAGAAACTCCGCCACGTGAATCAGGCCGGATTCAAAGCCATCACGTTGCCGATCCTTTTCCAGGCGGCTCAAGGTCCGAAGGGTCTCGAACAGGCGATGAACGACCTCTGCGCCGCCGCGGACCGGGCGATTCGTGACGGCGTGAACATCCTCATACTTTCGGATCACGGCCTGGATCGCAATCGCGCGCCCATCCCGGCGTTGCTGGCCGTGTCCGGCCTCCACCATCACCTCATCCGGCAAGGCACGCGCACGCGTGTCGGCCTGGTGTTGGAATCGGGCGAGCCGCGCGAGGTCCATCATTTCTCGCTGCTCATCGGCTACGGGTGCAGCGCCATCAATCCGTATCTGGTCTTCGAGACGCTCGACGACATGATCCGGGACCAGCGGCTCCCGGGTCTCGATCACAAAAAGGCCGTGGAGAAATACATCAAAGCCGCGGTCAAAGGCGTGGTGAAGACGATGGCCAAGATGGGCATTTCCACGATTCAAAGCTATCGAGGCGCGCAGATCTTCGAAGCCATCGGGCTGAATCAGGATGTCGTGGACAAATTCTTCACCTGGACACCTTCCCGCGTCGGCGGGGTGGGATTGGATTCTCTGGCGGAGGAGGCACTGGCCCGATTTCGGAATGCTTTCCCGGAGCGGCCCGTCAACGGGCACGTCCTGGAAGTCGGCGGCCAGTATCAGTGGCGGGCGGAAGGCGAGTTTCACCTCTTCAACCCGCAGACCATTCACAAACTCCAGCGCGCCTGCCGGACGGCTGATTTCAAGGTTTTCAGAGAGTACTCCGCGCTGGTGGACAACCAGTCGAAGAACTTGTGCACGCTGCGGAGCATGCTCGAATTCAAATGGGCCGAAAACTCGATTCCCTTGGAGGAAGTCGAGCCCGTCGAAGCGATCGTCAAACGGTTCAAGACTGGCGCCATGAGCTACGGCTCCATCAGCAAAGAAGCGCACGAAACACTCGCGATCGCCATGAATCGCCTCGGCGGCAAGAGCAACACGGGCGAAGGCGGCGAAGATCCGGAGCGCTACATTTGGAAGAGCGAACGCGGCGACTCGAAGAACAGCGCGATCAAACAGGTCGCTTCGGGCCGCTTTGGGGTCACCAGCCATTATCTGGTCAACGCGCGGGAGCTTCAAATCAAGATGGCGCAAGGCGCCAAGCCCGGCGAAGGCGGCGAACTGCCCGGACGAAAGGTCTATCCGCCCATCGCCAAAGTGCGGCACACGACGCCGGGCGTGGGTTTGATTTCACCGCCGCCGCATCACGATATTTACTCCATCGAGGACCTGGCGGAGTTGATCCACGATTTGAAAAACTCCAACCGCAACGCTCGAATCAGCGTCAAACTTGTCTCTGAAGTCGGCGTGGGCACGATCGCGGCGGGCGTGGCCAAAGCGCACGCGGACGTGGTGCTCATCAGCGGCCATGACGGCGGCACGGGCGCTTCTCCGCTTTCGTCCATCAAGCATGCGGGGATTCCGTGGGAACTGGGCCTGGCGGAGACCCATCAAACGCTCGTCCTCAACGATCTGCGCAGCCGCATTTACGTGGAGACCGACGGCCAGCTCAAGACCGGCCGCGACGTAGCCATCGCCGCCTTGCTGGGCGCGGAGGAATTCGGATTCGCCACGGCGCCGCTGGTGGCGATGGGTTGCATCATGATGCGTGTTTGCCACCTCAACACGTGTCCCGTGGGCGTGGCGACTCAGGATCCCCAACTGCGAAAGAACTTCACCGGCGCGGCGGACCACGTGGTGAATTTCATGCGCTTCGTGGCGGAGGAATTGCGGGAAATCATGGCCAAACTCGGATTCCGCACGGTCAACGAGATGATCGG of the Verrucomicrobiota bacterium genome contains:
- a CDS encoding addiction module protein — protein: MALTNLTIAEEALSLPPEQRVDLAQLLIESLADDPRSDTEIKDELACRLEALRSGEDAGLNFQQVFGTSA
- a CDS encoding penicillin acylase family protein produces the protein MAILPIEPAKSPLGFGSGAFGIAGRYKCGRGLCSLHESVDGGRQSQGDCVLQPRVARNELPGYAAAEDRGFQMHYVRRLMQGRLAETLGVVSKRGRMKHASFCMACWCSSTALPAMVSRAVNTARRSGNFP
- the bamD gene encoding outer membrane protein assembly factor BamD, which gives rise to MKRWIVRLAIFVLCWFALPREAPAPLVYRAGEGWTYEPIGGGKWTRTRAKDQLEVAQTAFDQKDYSLALKAARRTVRVWPLSDYAPQAQYLVGRGYEAKRQDERAFREYQKVLEKYPKIPNYDEILHRQYEIANRYLGGQWFKLWGHIPFFPSMEKTSAMYEKVIRNGPYSEVAAQAQMSIGTAREKQSDYPLAVKAYERAADKYHDQKNVGADALYKAGLAYRKQAKAAEYDQSVAGQAIATFTDFMTLHPGDPRVPEAQKIVQELKTEQARGSVEIARFYEKKKLWQGALVYYNEAVSKDPNSSYAQEAKRRIEEINKRFVKRTAQH
- the gltB gene encoding glutamate synthase large subunit, which produces MTTKVIDKNSERPPRAAGLPAKQGLYDPWFEHDACGVGFVVNIKGRKSHRIVRQAIQVLINLNHRGACGCEANTGDGAGILMQMPHAFLAQACRAAGLSLPAPREYGVGMIYLPREAGERKGCQEMFERIVAEEGQKFLGWRMIPTKNDSLGATARSGEPVMSQAFIARSSKLSDDLAFERKLYVIRKRAENAIRYGGVKGSQSFYISSLSYKTLVYKGMLLTEQIEEYYPDLADPAMETALALVHSRFSTNTFPSWERSHPYRYMAHNGEINTLRGNINWMHARQAMFESELFGDDIKKVLPIINTDGSDSAMFDNCLEMLVMTGRSLPHAVMMMIPEPWENHESMPPEKLAFYEYHSCLMEPWDGPASIAFTDGVRIGAVLDRNGLRPSRYYVTKDDLVIMASEAGVLPVEPERVLQKGRLQPGRMFLIDTELGRIVADDELKDKFATEHPYQLWLDQNHVLLEHLPEPPHVHEPDHETVLQRQQAFGYSFEDLRFIIGPMAVEGVQPLGSMGTDTPLAVLSNKPQLLYNYFKQLFAQVTNPPIDPIREEIITSTETMVGSEGNLLQPTPQSCRMIKLEHPILTNDQLEKLRHVNQAGFKAITLPILFQAAQGPKGLEQAMNDLCAAADRAIRDGVNILILSDHGLDRNRAPIPALLAVSGLHHHLIRQGTRTRVGLVLESGEPREVHHFSLLIGYGCSAINPYLVFETLDDMIRDQRLPGLDHKKAVEKYIKAAVKGVVKTMAKMGISTIQSYRGAQIFEAIGLNQDVVDKFFTWTPSRVGGVGLDSLAEEALARFRNAFPERPVNGHVLEVGGQYQWRAEGEFHLFNPQTIHKLQRACRTADFKVFREYSALVDNQSKNLCTLRSMLEFKWAENSIPLEEVEPVEAIVKRFKTGAMSYGSISKEAHETLAIAMNRLGGKSNTGEGGEDPERYIWKSERGDSKNSAIKQVASGRFGVTSHYLVNARELQIKMAQGAKPGEGGELPGRKVYPPIAKVRHTTPGVGLISPPPHHDIYSIEDLAELIHDLKNSNRNARISVKLVSEVGVGTIAAGVAKAHADVVLISGHDGGTGASPLSSIKHAGIPWELGLAETHQTLVLNDLRSRIYVETDGQLKTGRDVAIAALLGAEEFGFATAPLVAMGCIMMRVCHLNTCPVGVATQDPQLRKNFTGAADHVVNFMRFVAEELREIMAKLGFRTVNEMIGRTDLIEPSKAIAHWKAKGLDFSNILYQPSVGPEIGRYRQIDQDHGLEKSLDLTQLLSLCQPAIERGEKVRAELPIKNVNRVVGTITGSELTRKWGPQGLPDDTIQIKFNGSAGQSFGAFMPRGMTLMLEGDANDYFGKGLSGGKIIIFPPIGSTFVPEQNIIIGNVAFYGATSGEAYIRGMAGERFCVRNSGVNAVVEAVGDHGCEYMTGGRVVVLGATGRNFAAGMSGGIAYVFDEQGDFDQNCNPQMIGLEKLDDPVEIEEVRQMIQRHADYTKSQRAFKILALWEQFVPKFVKVMPKDYKRMLQAIKRVTSTGLSGEEALMAAFEENAKDLARVGGG